The genomic window TTTAGTGCGCTGATGGTGGGTGAGCAAGAACAAGAGAATCGGTTGTGGGAAGAAATTATTCCTTTAAACCAGGTGGTAGATAATTATACAGACTCATCACTTCATACTAGGTTGACATTTGATGCAGAGGCGATCGCCTCTTTTATCTCAAAATTGCGAGATTTGTTTGGTTGTGATTCTGATACCTACCAACATTTGGAACACTATCGCCAAATTCTCAAACCTAATGATGCTACACTACAAAGTCAATTTTCTTTATTATTATTAGAATATCTTTTACCACAGCCAGGCGGGGAACTAGCAACACCTACACTTGCTAATGTGCCGGAAATTTATAGCTGTCAACCAGTAGAAGATGCTTTAAAAAAACAAATTTCCCAAGAGCGACTACTGAATCAGGTGACAACCAAAATTCGCAAAAGCCTAGATTTGTCGGTAATTATGACTACGGCAATTGCACAAGTAAGGGAGTTTTTGGAATTAGACAGATTAGTAATATATAAATTTGAGAGTTCACGAGTCAATAATTACAATCCCCTCTACCCCCGAATGCAAGACTTGCAAAAATATGGGGGTTGTATAGTTTATGAAGCTCGTGCCACAGATACAATTCCATCAATATTACATTACCAGGAAAAAAGTTGTTTTGCTAAAAATTCCCCATGTTGGGAGAAATATCGTCAAGGTTTTACTTTAGTTGTAGATGATATTGAAAAAACTTACGCTCTCGAAGAGTGTTTATTGGATTTTTTAAGACAAAGCCAAGTCAAAGCAATGTTAGCAGCACCGATTATGTTTGAAGATAAACTATGGGGGTTGCTAATTGCTCATCAATGTTACAGTCCCCATCAGTGGACTGAGAGCGAAAAAAGTTTGTTGAATTCCATCGCTGAACAATTAGCGATCGCCATTCATCAATCGGAATTAATGCGATCGCTCACTCAAGAGAAACAAACTCTCGAACAACGTGTCATTGAGCGCACAATGGCTTTACGGGATGCGTTACTCGCGGCGGAAGCTGCTAGCCGCCTCAGAAATGAATTTTTAGCCACTATTAGCCATGAATTACTCACCCCTCTAACTTACGTGATTGGTATGTCGTCTACCTTATTACGCTGGCCTTTGGGTGAATTGAGTCAACGACAACGGGATTATTTACAAACAATCCATGATAGCGGTGAACATCTCTTAGACATGATTAACGACATCCTCGATTTATCGCAAATTGAGGCCGGTAAAGCAGTATTAAATATTGCAGAATTTTCTTTAGTCAAGATTGCAGAAAACACCATAGAATCATTATTAGATAAAGCTCAAACTGAGCAAATTAGTCTAAAACTTGATTTGCAAATTGATCCGAGCCGCGATCGCTTCACTGCTGATGTAGGACGAGTAGAACAAGTCCTCTGGAATTTATTAACCAATGCGATCAAATTTACCCCTGAAGGTGGTAATGTAACTTTGCGTTTGTGGGTGGAAGATGAGACTGCTATTTTTCAAATTGAAGATACAGGTATTGGCATTTCCGAAACCCAAATACCTCTATTGTTTGAAAAATTTCAACAACTCGATACACCCTATCGTCGCCGTTATGAAGGTACAGGGTTAGGTTTAGCTTTAACTAAACAATTAGTAGAACTACATCGAGGTCGCATTGAAGTAGAATCCACAGTAGGAATTGGCTCAATTTTTACAGTCTGGATACCATCTCAGCCGATGAGAGTGCTGAGTGCTGAGTGCTGAGTGCTGAGTGCTGAGTTCGGAGTGCTGAGTTTCTAACTTGTGCGTTGAAAAATAATCATTTCAGTACCGACAACTGGGTTACGCGCTACTAACCTATCTTGAGAGTCGATGATTTCTAAATGAGCAAAATCTAATTCTTGAGAACGTTGTAATATCTCGGCTGCTAGTTGATTTTGCTCAGATGCTTTGAGATTGTACCAATCATCATTAATTTTGACTGTTAGGCTACTGGTGCGGAAGTTAGCTTGAATTGATTTTATGATGCCAGAGGCGATGCGCTCGCTAATTTCTGAGACTTGATTTTCAATGGCTGCTATTAATCTTTGTTCTGGCGTTAACTCTAATATTGGTGTTGGTGTTGGTGTGGGAGTCGGTTCTGGTGTTGGTTCTGGTTCAGTTGGTGGTGTAATTTCTTCTGGTGGCTGTGGTTCTGGTGCGGGTGCTTCGGGTGGCGTAGTTATGATTGGTGTTGGTGTTGGTGTGGGAACTTCTTCCACTGGGGGAACTGTGGCTATCTCTGTGGGTTTGTTAGTAAATACAGTTACCGTTGTCCACACTAAAATTACGGCGATGGTAGCGATGATGCCTGTCAAAGCGTCATCCGTCAACTTGATAGACAAATTTGATGGTAAAAAAGGACGGACTTGTCTAAGTAAAAATCTACTCCATTGAGATGGGAGAGAACGCCAAAATCCCGGTGTTGCTTCAGTACCTGGAGGGGGTGCTGTCTCTAGTTTATCGACAGTGGTTTCTAAAAGTGCGATCGCTCCCCTGAGAAGTTGAATGATTGTCCCCTTCCAAACAGGCTGTACTCTCCTTTGGCGGGGTTGATTTCTCGCTTCATTTGTCGGTTCTGGTTGATTAGCTTGGGGTTCAGGGGAATTGTCTTCTGACATGGAACTTTCACCAACAACAGAGAATCAAAGACGAGTGGTGAGCATGATTGCTGCTACCGCCTCTTGTGCCTTAATGTATCACTTCGTCGAGCAAAATCATGAGTAATTGCATTATGTAATACCCTATGGTAAAGCTGTGCTTACAGAATACAATAACGAATTATCAATTATTGAATTTAAAAAGTGATGAAACTAACCCGCCGACAATTTTTATTGTTAAGTAGTGTCAGCACCCTGGGGACTGGTGTTTTAAGTTGGACATTAATTCGTCAAAATGGCCAAAGTAAACTCATAGATTTAGCAACCGCCGCCACACCGACTAAAAAAGACTTACTTTTGCGGTTTATCTCTGTAGCTGATACTGGGACTGGAGCAAAAGGACAGTATGATGTAGCTAAGGCAATGACGCGTTATCACCAGCGAAATCCTTATGATTTGGTAGTTTTGGCTGGAGATAATATTTACAACAACGGCGAAATTGAGAAAATTCAGGCTGTTTTTGAGCGTCCCTATCAAGATTTGCTCAAACAAGGCGTAAAATTTCAAGCTTGCTTAGGTAATCATGATATTCGCACTGATAACGGTGAGCCACAAGTCAAATACCCTGGCTTTAATATGAACGGACGCAGATATTATAGTGTTCGCCGCGATCGCGTGCAATTTTTTGCTTTAGATACTAATAATAATGCTGATTGGCAAAATCAATTAATTTGGTTAGAAAAAGAATTAAGTAGTAGTAATGCTACTTGGAAAGTGGTATTTGGACATCACCCAATTTATTCATCTGGTGTCTACGGTAGTAATCAAGCTTTTATTAAAACTTTCACACCAATGTTTAAAAAATATGGTGTGCAATTGTATATCAATGGACATGAACACAGTTACGAACGTACTCGCGCTATAGATGGGACTACCTATTTAACCTGTGGTGCAGGTGCAGGTAATCGTCCTACAGGACGTTCAGAGTGGACTGAATATTCCACTAGTAATTTAAGCTTTGCTACCTATGAAGTGTATCCCAATAGAATCGAAGTTAGTGCTATTGGTACTAATCATCGAGTTTTTGATAGGGGTATAATTAAAATCAGCTAAATGTTTAAGTTCAACACCCAAATAATCCAGGCGATCGCCTAACACTAGCTACACCTACGTATAGTACATAATTATAGCGATCGCCTTTCTAAGTTCATGACTATAAACTTAATTTTTTGCAATTATTTAAAATGAGTTATTAGACTATGTATAAAAATAAAAAGTATAAAGGCAAAACTGGTGAATATAGAAACACTAAGAGTAATTAAAATAGGTACATTCATCGATTGAATTATGGTGATTGCTCCAATACTGAAACCTATCGCAGCTATAAAACTGATCAAGCTGACTAGATTTTTATTCACAATCTCCCCCTATTCCTAATTCACGCATTCCTATTACTAATAAATGATTAGCAGTGTTGAATGCTGTAAAAGGCATTACTTTAGATCAGCTTAAATTGTTTGTTAGGTATGCAAAATATATATATTTTTATCGTGAGTCAGTAAAAAAATAGGATTGAGTTCGTAGTAAGGACTTCAGTCCTTATTTTAGGACTAAAGTCCTTACTACAAACCTTTAATTATTTACGCTGTTCTACTTATTTACTTATGGATAACTACTGGCGTACCTAAAGAAGCCCAATTAAATAGCCATTTAGCATGATTAGGGGCAAGATTTACGCAACCGTGGCTGACTGGCGTGCCAAATTTTTTATGCCAATAAGCACCATGAATACCATAATTACCTTGATAAAACATGGCATGGGGAACGTTGGGAACATCATAAGTTCTACCACGCATACGAGTAGACTTGTGCTTTGATTGAATTTTAAAATTACCTATGCGTGTAGGTGTGGCTTTTTTACCAGAGGAAATAACGATCGCATAAACTGGTTTTTTTCCTTCCCAAGCGATTAATCTCTGCGTTGAGAGATTAATCTGAATCCAGCGTTCTTCTGATTTTTGTAGAGTTTGGATATTTTCGGCAATTTTGGGGTTAATTGAACTAGCCCAAACTGTACCCGAACTGATGCAGATTGTACTTAATGACAATCCTGCACCAGCCAGAAATAGTTTTAAGTAGCGTGTCCAGTCGTGAGAACTTAATATTTTCATGGTAGAAACAGACGAATAACTAAATTTCAACCAGGTTTGTAGAAATCAAATATAACTGTGGTTTTGAAAGAATTTCATCCAGAAAAATACAGAAATATAGCGGGAGAGTCTGATATTTCTGCTGAGGAGTGTCAAAGTGGACTACTTTTACCAGAGTGTTGCAGCAATTTTGCTATTTCTGTGACTAACTTATCCAAGGTCGAAGGCTTTTGGAGATAAGTTTGAAACCCAGACTCAAGAGCCTTCTGATCTGCCTGATCTTTGGCATTGCCAGTAAAAGCGATCGCGGGAATTTCTCTTTTGTGGGGAGGCGTAAGCGTTCTGACTTTCTGTATTAACCAATAGCCGTCTTTTTCTGGCATATTAATGTCGCTAATTACAAGATCCACTGGGAATTGTTTAATCATCTCCAAGGCGGATATAGCTGATAATGCCGTCAGCACTTGAATACCATAGGCTTCAAGAATATCAGTAATTAATACTAAGATATCTGGGTCATTATCTACTGCGAGGATTGTAAATCCTTTCAAGATAGCTAAGTCTATTATATCGTTTCCAATATTTGGAATATCAAAGTTTTCGGGCATATATGTAGGATTAATCTTTGATTTTTGAACAAAAAATA from Nostoc sp. UHCC 0870 includes these protein-coding regions:
- a CDS encoding GAF domain-containing sensor histidine kinase, with amino-acid sequence MLSSPDLSFSRNLPLVVFSQLGELLQQMAHAVETAALVLTEAILSRIRVPVEWERQRFTLVVSERFSALMVGEQEQENRLWEEIIPLNQVVDNYTDSSLHTRLTFDAEAIASFISKLRDLFGCDSDTYQHLEHYRQILKPNDATLQSQFSLLLLEYLLPQPGGELATPTLANVPEIYSCQPVEDALKKQISQERLLNQVTTKIRKSLDLSVIMTTAIAQVREFLELDRLVIYKFESSRVNNYNPLYPRMQDLQKYGGCIVYEARATDTIPSILHYQEKSCFAKNSPCWEKYRQGFTLVVDDIEKTYALEECLLDFLRQSQVKAMLAAPIMFEDKLWGLLIAHQCYSPHQWTESEKSLLNSIAEQLAIAIHQSELMRSLTQEKQTLEQRVIERTMALRDALLAAEAASRLRNEFLATISHELLTPLTYVIGMSSTLLRWPLGELSQRQRDYLQTIHDSGEHLLDMINDILDLSQIEAGKAVLNIAEFSLVKIAENTIESLLDKAQTEQISLKLDLQIDPSRDRFTADVGRVEQVLWNLLTNAIKFTPEGGNVTLRLWVEDETAIFQIEDTGIGISETQIPLLFEKFQQLDTPYRRRYEGTGLGLALTKQLVELHRGRIEVESTVGIGSIFTVWIPSQPMRVLSAEC
- a CDS encoding metallophosphoesterase family protein; translated protein: MKLTRRQFLLLSSVSTLGTGVLSWTLIRQNGQSKLIDLATAATPTKKDLLLRFISVADTGTGAKGQYDVAKAMTRYHQRNPYDLVVLAGDNIYNNGEIEKIQAVFERPYQDLLKQGVKFQACLGNHDIRTDNGEPQVKYPGFNMNGRRYYSVRRDRVQFFALDTNNNADWQNQLIWLEKELSSSNATWKVVFGHHPIYSSGVYGSNQAFIKTFTPMFKKYGVQLYINGHEHSYERTRAIDGTTYLTCGAGAGNRPTGRSEWTEYSTSNLSFATYEVYPNRIEVSAIGTNHRVFDRGIIKIS
- a CDS encoding L,D-transpeptidase, with amino-acid sequence MKILSSHDWTRYLKLFLAGAGLSLSTICISSGTVWASSINPKIAENIQTLQKSEERWIQINLSTQRLIAWEGKKPVYAIVISSGKKATPTRIGNFKIQSKHKSTRMRGRTYDVPNVPHAMFYQGNYGIHGAYWHKKFGTPVSHGCVNLAPNHAKWLFNWASLGTPVVIHK
- a CDS encoding response regulator, giving the protein MPENFDIPNIGNDIIDLAILKGFTILAVDNDPDILVLITDILEAYGIQVLTALSAISALEMIKQFPVDLVISDINMPEKDGYWLIQKVRTLTPPHKREIPAIAFTGNAKDQADQKALESGFQTYLQKPSTLDKLVTEIAKLLQHSGKSSPL